One window of Veillonellaceae bacterium genomic DNA carries:
- a CDS encoding lactate utilization protein, which produces MNQFVNWHNEILGNKVVKALEKNNFTAAYFENRADATEHILGMIPKSATVGIGGSSTVEELGLTKQLESVGNTIFNHNKPGLSPEEKLAMRRKQLTCDVFLSSTNAITLDGRLVNVDGAGNRVASMIFGPKQVIVVVGINKIVKNTAEAEQRIKLYAAPINNKRLGLSNPCTTTGECMDCQKPSRICNVTTIMHKKPFAIDIHIVIIGEDLGY; this is translated from the coding sequence ATGAATCAATTTGTAAATTGGCACAATGAAATACTGGGAAATAAGGTCGTTAAAGCTTTAGAAAAAAACAATTTCACTGCAGCCTACTTTGAAAACCGCGCAGATGCGACAGAACACATCCTCGGTATGATTCCAAAAAGCGCGACAGTTGGCATTGGCGGATCCTCGACTGTCGAAGAACTTGGCCTAACTAAACAACTGGAGTCTGTGGGCAATACCATCTTTAACCATAATAAACCCGGCCTAAGCCCGGAAGAAAAGCTCGCAATGCGGCGCAAACAATTAACCTGCGATGTATTCCTGAGCAGCACCAATGCCATTACCCTAGATGGAAGACTGGTTAATGTCGACGGCGCTGGCAATCGCGTCGCTTCAATGATTTTTGGACCCAAACAGGTGATTGTAGTTGTTGGCATCAATAAAATTGTGAAAAATACCGCCGAGGCTGAACAACGAATCAAATTATACGCTGCCCCCATTAACAACAAACGGCTCGGTTTGTCCAATCCCTGCACAACCACCGGAGAATGCATGGACTGTCAAAAACCAAGCCGGATTTGTAACGTAACTACTATTATGCATAAAAAACCATTTGCTATTGATATTCATATCGTAATTATCGGCGAAGATTTAGGCTATTAA
- a CDS encoding transcription repressor NadR, protein MDTKERRTAILNILMGAAKPVTGTVLAKKLGVSRQIIVGDIALLRASGIDVYATPQGYVVPAKGEDRKIRATLACHHTREGTGDELNIIVDNGGKVLDVVVEHPLYGEIRANLMLSSRREVDEFLKKLALSGAEPLSIVTGGVHLHTVEISDRQALEKIEEQLKANGILLK, encoded by the coding sequence ATGGATACTAAAGAACGCCGAACAGCTATACTTAATATATTAATGGGAGCGGCTAAACCTGTGACCGGAACAGTACTAGCTAAAAAGCTTGGTGTGAGCCGGCAAATTATTGTCGGCGATATTGCACTTCTACGGGCCAGCGGTATCGATGTTTATGCTACGCCGCAAGGCTATGTCGTGCCGGCGAAGGGTGAAGACAGGAAGATTAGGGCAACATTGGCTTGTCACCACACAAGAGAGGGAACTGGCGATGAGCTTAACATTATTGTCGATAATGGCGGGAAAGTCCTTGATGTTGTTGTTGAGCATCCGCTTTACGGTGAGATAAGGGCTAATTTGATGCTGTCGTCACGGCGTGAGGTTGACGAGTTTTTAAAAAAATTAGCTTTGAGTGGAGCTGAGCCGCTATCTATTGTAACAGGCGGCGTTCATTTGCACACTGTAGAAATTTCTGACCGCCAGGCGCTTGAAAAAATCGAAGAACAATTAAAAGCGAATGGAATATTGCTAAAGTAA